The Streptomyces sp. NBC_01463 DNA window GAGAAGTATCGCCAGGATAAGTTGCCCATTCATGAGCATGGCCAGAGCCGCAAGGGTTCCAAGCCCTCCGTAGAAGGCACGCCGAGCCGCATAGCGGTCCACGGTCATACCACCCGGATTACCTGCCATGTCCAGCTTGCGCCGAACCTTGTCGACGCGCTTGGGGCCCATCATCGACAGGACACGAGGGGCGTAACGCATGCCCATCCGGTCGGCCAGACCACCCGCAGCCGTGGTGCGGCTGGCGCCGACCTCCAGGGCGAGCTCCATGTCACCGGGGAGCTTGGCTTCGGCGCGGTACATACGGATGCCCTGAAAGGCTCCGTAGACGGCGAGCCCGAAGACGGCCGCGATCAGAAGATCCATGATGTCCCCTCCTTGTTGAGTTCGGCCGTCATATACGGACGCGAGTCATGCGGTTGATGAGGAAGAAGCCGAGCGCGTAAAGGCCTGCGGCGACAAGGACGGCGATCCGGCCGGGCGTGGCGCCGGTCATGTCGTCGAGTGCACCGGCGCGCATGCCGTTGATGATGAGCAGGAAGCCCATGCCGAGGATCGGGACGGCGACCGCGGTCACCTTCACTTGGGACAGCAGCGTGGTGACTTCTCGGCGGGTCTCCTTGCGCTCCTCCAGCGTCCCCGTGAGGTTGCGCAGCGAGGAGACGATGGTGCCGCCCGCCCGGTTGGAGAGGATCAGGGTGGAGACCAGAACGGTCAGCTCTCGCGAGGGAAGGCGCTCGACGAGTTCGTTCATCGCGTCGTCCAGCGAGTGTCCGACAGCCAAGCGGTCGGCCACCCTGCGCAGTTCCTCGTGCGCCGGGTCGTCGAGTTCGTCCACCGCCATGCTGATGGCCGTGCGAAGTGCGAGTCCAGCCTGAGTGGCGTTGGCAAGGACGCGGGTCAGCTCCGGAAGCTGGTTGATGAACGCCTCGGTGCGCTTGGCACGCTGGTAGTTCAGGAAGGCGTTACCGCCCCACAGACCGACCAACGCGGCCAGGAGGCCGAAGAACGGCGCGAAGATCGAGCCAACCACGAAGTAGAGACCGAGCAGGGCCGCCACGACGTAGACGAAGTACTCGCCGGGAGTGAGGTCCAGGCCTGTCGCCGCGATCTTCCGCTCGATCCGCTTGCCCAGCGTCGTCTTGCGCAGCCGCCGGTCCACGCCTCGGAAGCGGCGGTTGCGGCCGCCGATGGTGAGCTGGCCCGTCTGGGACATCCGGTCGGCCAGGATCTGCTGCTGAGCTTTGCCCGACGAGAAGATGTGCACGCCTATGACGGCGAACAGACCGGCGAGCAGTGTCACGCCGATCGTCAGGAGCGGAAGATTATCCATGTCGGGCAAGGCCTTCTGGGTGAGCGGCGGGCTGGGGACGTGGCGGGGAGGGAGCGGACTCAGGCGGCGGATTTACGCATGTTCAGCTGCTCCTCCGTGTGGGCGACGCCGAAGGCTGCCGGGATCGCCTCACTCGTCGCGTAGAAGCGTTGGGCTACTCGCCGGGGCAGAGGGTAGTACTCGAACTGACCGTAGATCCGGCCGTCCGCCGCCATCGGCTGAGCATTGAATCGGCAAACCGAGATGATGCGGTAGTCCTCGCGGCCGTGGGAGTCGACGACCGCGATCTCAGTGATGCGGCGGGAACCGTCGGCGTGACGGGTCAGCTGCACGATCACGTCGACGGCGCTGTTGATCTGGTCGTGGATCGCCACGAAGGGGATCTCGACCTCGGACATGGAGGCCAGGGTCTGCAGACGCATCAGCGCGTCCTCGGCGTTGTTCGCGTGGACCGTGGCGAGCGAGCCGTCGTGACCGGTGGACATCGCCTGGAGCATGTCGAGCGTCTCGCCGCCACGGACCTCACCGACGATGATGCGGTCGGGGCGCATACGCAGGGAGTTGCGGACCAGGTCGCGAATGGTGATCTGGCCCTTGCCCTCCACGTTGGAGGGTCGGCTCTCCAGCGTGATCACATGGGACTGCTGGAGCTGGAGCTCGGCGGAGTCCTCGATCGTGACGATGCGCTCTCCGTTGGGGATCAGACCCGACAGTGCATTGAGCAGGGTCGTCTTCCCGGTACCGGTCGCCCCCGACACGATCACGTTGAACTTGGCGCGGACCAGCCCGGAGAGCAGCATCAGCATGTGTTCGTCCAACGAGCCGAGCCCGATCATCTCCTGGAGCGTGAACGCCCTGGGGAACCGTCGAATGGTGAGGATCGGGCCGGTGAGTGAAAGTGGCGGGATGATCACGTTGACACGCTCACCCGAGGGAAGCCTTGCGTCGACCATCGGATTCGCTTCGTCCACACGGCGGTTGACCGTGGAGACGATGCGCTCGATGGTCTGCATCAGCTGCTCGTTGGACGAGAAACGCATCGGGAGGAGCTCCAGACGCCCGCGTCTCTCCACGAAGACCTGCTCGGGTCCGTTGACCATGATCTCGCTGATGGAGGCGTCTTCGAGCAGAGGTTCCAGGATGCCGAGTCCCAGGGACTCGTCGACGACCCGGCGAATGAGCTGCGAGCGCTCCATCTGGGAGAGCACGGGACCCTCGCGGCTGATGATGTGGCCCAGGACGCGCTCGAGCCTCGCCCTGCGCTCGGCCGCCGCGAGGGCGGACATCTCGGCGAGGTCGATCTCCTCCAGAAGCTTGGCGCGGTAGACCTGGACCAGCCGGCTCTCTTCGGTCAGGCCGGTCGTCTTCTCAGGACTGGTGATGCGCGCCCGCAAGCTCATTTCGTCAACTCCCTGTCGTGGTGCGGTGATGCTGGATCAGTCACGGGGCATGGTGACGGTCTTCGTGACAGAACCGAATTTGAACATCGGCAGGAGCGAGGGAATGGGAACCTTCACCTTCACCGTCACCTCGTCCCACCCGGTGGTGGGATAGACGTGGGCTCCGTCGGCCAGCCACCCGCTCATGGAGTCGAGTGCGACCGACGTCGCGCGCCTGCTCTCACCCTTGTCCGAAGCCACTCGTGCTCCCGACCGGGCCGCGGTACCGGCCTGCTGCGCTGCATAGACGGCTATGCCGAGCTGAACCACGGCGAGCGAAACAACGAGGAGAAGAGTGAGAACCCCCACGTACTCGACGGCAGCCTGGCCGCGCTGACGCGTGACGCGTGGCGCGATGGTGCGGCCGGCCATGAGCTGCCGTCGCAAAGATTGCGTCACCATCCCAGTCCCCATCCCTGGTTCTCGTTTTTGGCCTTGGCCTCACCTGTCGCGTGCCACGGCAGGTCGAACGCACCCGGAAAGAGCAGAGGAACCTTGACCTCCACCCGCGCCGTGACCATGTCGCTGAGCAGGTCTCCGCCGCACTCGTCGACGGTTGTGTCCCAGGCACTGGGCATGTCCTCGCGTACGGCCTCCTCACACGCGGCGCGCGGGTTGCCCTCCGCGACCGAAGCCGCCCTCACACCCTTGTCCGCCGCGTTGCCCGCGAGCACATACGTGTAGCAGACCATCCCGGCCTGCCACATGATCGCCAACGTCACCAGGATCAACGGCAGCGTGCCGACGAACTCGACGGCGGTCTGCCCCCGGTCGGCCCACTTCCGGCCGCGGCGCCGGCCGACGGCCGACCCCGGTATCTCCGTGCTCCGGCTACCCGGCCCTGCCGGCGGCCGGCCCGTTCGTAGAAGAGTCATGATTCAACGGTCCCCCTCGGTCTCATCGCTTCGGAATCGCTTCGGTAATCGCTTCGTTGCTCGCATCACTGCTCACATCGGGGCTCGCATCGCTGCTCGCCGCGCCACTCACTTCGTACGTCCGCGCCGACCGCCGACGGATCCGCGGTCACCCTTGAACTTGCCCTGTTTGTCGGCGCCTTCGGCGTTCTTCACCAGACCGAGATCTCCCGCGAGCCCCCACAGCGCCTGCTTCACACTGGATTTGGCCTCGAGGTCCTGTATGCGGCCGGCGTCGACCACCGCCTGGAGCTCCTTGAAGTTCGCCGGGACCGCGATCCGTGCCACCTTCGTGGCCGTGATCTTCTCGACCAGCGGGGGCTGGATCTCCGTGTTGCGGGTGTAGCGGTTGATGACCGTGATCGTCTCCTCGGCCTTGCGGACCTGGAGACGGTCCCAGAGCCGGACCATGCGCTTGGCCGCGCGGACGGCGATCACGTCCGGGGTGGTGACCAGCAGCGTCCGGTCGGCCATCTCGATCGCCGCGGCGTTGGCCGAGTTCATCTGCGTACCGCAGTCGATGATCACGATCTCGAAGCGGTGCCGCAGTGCGCTGATGGTCTGGCGTACGACCCGGTCGCTGACCTCCTCGCCGCGCTCCCCCTCACCCGGTGCCAGCAGCAGGGCCAGCCCGCTGTCGTGGCTGAACAGGGCGTCCTGGAGGACTCGCGGTGAGATGTCCTGGATGGTGGTGAGGTCGACGATCGACCTGCGGAACTGCACGTCCAGATAGGACGCCACGTCCCCCGACTGGAGGTCGAGGTCGGCGAGGGCCACCGTGTGGCCCGATGCCGCCGCGGCCAGGGCCAGCTGGACCGCGGTGACCGTGGTGCCGACTCCGCCCTTCGCGCCGCTGACCGTGACGACCGTGCCGCCGGGGCCGGTGAAGACCTCTGCGCCCGCCCCCAGGTGGCGGCGGACTCCGACGGACCAGCCGGCCGCGGCCTGGACGCGCTGGGCCAGCTCCTCGTACGAGAGGGGCAGGCCGACCAGGCCGCGGGCGCCGGAGTCCATGGCTGCCGAGTAGAGCCCGGGGCTCGCGTCGGCGGTGACGAGCACGACCCCGACCGCCGGAAAGCGCAGGGCCACCTCCCGGATCAGCTCAAGGGCTGGAACCGGACCGATCCGCTCATGCACCAGCACGACCTCGGGCAGCTCGTCCAGCGACTCCGAGGCGAGCCGGGCCAGTGTGTCGAGCAGGGAGGTCGAGTCACCCAGCGGCCCGGCCGGCTCCGCGTCCGGGAGCTGGCTGAGCAGCGTGGTGATGGATCGGGCGGCGTCGGCATCGCCGACAGCCGGGAGGATTCGTGTGCTCATCCAGTCCTCACTTGTTCTTGTCTTCGTCGAGGTTGTAGCTGCCCTCGCCGGGACGCAGGGTGGTCGGGCTGTCGTCGGGCAGGAGTGCGAGGCGGACGTGCTCGGCGAAGGACTCGGCGTAGGCGACGCGCTGGGCGTCGGTGGTGTCCAGGGCGAAGGTGATCGGCACGGCCTCGGTGGGGCCGCCGCGGTCGTCACCCTTCGGGTCCAGCGACGTCAGCTGACCGACGTCGATGACCTTGGCGTTCGGGACGATCACGCGAGAAGTGGGCTTGTCCTTGTCGGTCTGGCCCGCGAAGGTCGCGTAGATGTTGACGAGGTTGCCCGGACGGATCTTGCCGGCGACGCCCGTCGCGGCGTCGATCATGATCGCGATCTCCTGCTGGCCGTTCTCCAGCTTGGGGCGCTTGACGAGCATGTCGTCCTGGAGCAGGGACCCCTTGCGGAGGTTGGTGACGGCGATCTTGCCGTTGAGGACGGAGAGGTCGGTGACCGCGTTCTTGGACAGCCAGCGCTTCGGCATCGAGACCTTCTCGAACTGCCCGGGATCCAGCTCCCGATAGGGGGCTATATCCGATTTCACCTGGTAGGCAGTCACCTCCGGACCGACCTTCGAGTTCACATCACTGATCACCGAGAGCACACCGGCGAACGCACCGAAGGCACAGAGGACCGAGAGGAGGAGAAGGATGACGCCGCGGCGTTGCCGTGAGTTCATGAGCGGAGCAACCTCGTTGGGAGACGTGGGCCGATGAGCGGACTGAGGGGCGGAGCGGGGTCGGGCCGTCGCGGGTCACGGTGTGCCGCGGCCCGTTCGGGACGGGCCGCCATGCGCTGTTCGCCGGGCTGCCGTGGGTGCGGCAGCGGAGCACCGCGATCGCGGTGGCTCACGACCCGTGGTGCATGGGTGTTCCTTGGTTCAGGACACCGGAACCGTTCGTTTGGTTCTCCGGCGGTTTGAGCGGGGCCGAGCACAGGCCACAGCGGTCGCCGATGAGTTCGTTTCCGCACCAGGTACAGACCTCCCTGCGAACCGAAGAAACCAGCTGATAAATCAGTGAGATATCGGGCAGAAAGGCGGCGAATTCGATCATCTTCGAAGTTCCCCACCAAGCGGGTGAATCCGCGGGCAGCGTCGCTTCGTGAACCGCCTGCACCTGCCAGGCGGGGGCGATGGTGGTCGTCACCCAGTCGGACTGCAACTGCCCCTTGGCGACCAGGAGATGGGTGCCGAATTCGGGTCCGGCGAGTTCCCCCGTACCGACCTTGATCAGCTGGGGGTTCGGGTTGGCCAGCACACCGAACTGCGAGCCGGGGACCCATGACTTCGCGTGGGTCTTGAGGCTGACGGGCACCCGGTCCAGCTTGGTGACCGAGTTCAGGAGGGCGCCCGAGTAGATGTAGTGGGACAGGAGCCTCGCGGCGGATGCGACCACGCCGGCGCTGAAGTCGCAGATGGACAACTGCCGCAACTGGCGCACCAGTACCGCAACACCCAAAGGGGGCAGATCCACCTTCAGCAGTGCGATCCGGTCGCTCTCCAGCATCGCGCGGATCGTGTGCATCCGCCGCTCGTGAGCAGGCGGGATGCTGGCGGGGTAGACCGCGATGACGTAGCCGTGCTGTTCCAGGAGCAGGTGCATGTCGCTCAGCGCCTGCTCCAGCGGCTGATCGTCGGGCGCGCGCAGCACCACGGCCGTGGGCGTCTGCTGATCGGTCGGAGGCAGCACGAGGTCAGCACTGGTCACTGCTATTGCTGTCGGCACGCTGTTCCCCGTTCGGCTCCGGCCGCCGCGTACCGCCGGCCGCAATCGCTCCTGCCAGGTGCTCCTTACCCGGACGCTCCCGCATCAGCACTTTATCCACGTAGTGCGGGGCAGAGAACACCTTTCAGGGCCCAGTGAGGCAGGGCTCACGAACCCCCCACGGGTCGTTCGCATGACAAATCGGCCCAAGTGACCGGTTGTTAAATTCCGTACGATTCATCGGCTTAGCCGTGCCTACCAAGGCAATTCATGATCCTTTCGTCTTCGGTGCACGTCAGGGGGCGCGGCAGCGCTTTCATTCGACGGCTCCGGTGTTTCCGGTGGGCCCAATGTGAACTCTGGGCCCGAATTAGGGTCCCCGGGCCTACTGGGGCCACCCGCACCCGGACGAGCTACGGACCGCGCCGCGTCCGTCACCCCTCCCACCACGCCTGTTGGGACGGTTCACTGCCAGAGGTCTTGACAACTCGATTGGTCTGGACCAGTTTTAGCGCCCAGCGGTGGCCACCGTTCCGTTCCTCGGCTCCACACCCCAGCACCCCCCTGTGCCGCACCCCCGGCATCCGTGTCGCTTCCCCGCCATCCCCGACTTCCCCCCGGAGGCAGCAAGTGGAACGTTCCCCCGCAACCAGCCGCAGAAGACGTCACAGCCGCCCGCTCCTCGGATCCGCCATGGCCGTCGTCGCCGCGGGCGCGCTGACCCTCACCGGTCTCGTCAGCAGCGCCTCCGCCGCCGACGTCAACGTCGCGAAGAACGCCGGCTTCGAGTCGGGCCTCGCCAACTGGACCTGTTCCGGCGGCTCCGGTGCCACCGTCTCCTCCCCCGTGCACGGCGGCACCTCGGCGCTCAAGGCCACCCCGGCCGGCCAGGACAACGCCAAGTGCACCCAGACCGTGGCCGTCAAGCCCAACTCCACGTACGCACTCAGCTCCTGGGTCCAGGGCGGCTACGCCTACCTGGGCGCCAGCGGCACCGGAACCACCGACGTGTCGACCTGGACCCCCGGCTCCAGCAGCTGGACCCAGCTCTCGACCAGCTTCAAGACCGGGCCCAGCACCACCTCCGTCACCGTGTACACGCACGGCTGGTACGGGCAGGCCGCCTACGTCGTCGACGACGTCTCGGTCAGCGGGCCCGACGGCGGCGGTGGCACCGACCCCGGCCCGACGATCCCCGCGGCCCCCGCCGGTCTCGCCGTCGGCACGCCCACCTCCTCCTCGCTGCCCCTGTCCTGGAACGCGGTGTCCGGCGCGACCGGCTACACCGTCTACAAGGACGGCGCGAAGGCCACCACCTCCACCGGGACCTCGGCGACGATCACGGGGCTGGCGGCCGACACGGCCTACCAGTTCGCGGTGACCGCCACCAACGCGGCCGGAGAGTCCGTCAAGTCCGCGACCGTCAGCGGCCGCACCGCCACCTCCGGCACCGGCAACCCGAACCCCGGCACGTCCGTGCCCAAGCACGCGGTCACCGGCTACTGGCAGAACTTCAACAACGGCGCGACCGTTCAGAAGCTCAGCGACGTGCCCGCGAACTACGACATCATCGCGGTCTCCTTCGCCGACGCCACGGCCACGCCCGGCGCCGTCACCTTCAACCTGGACTCGGCGGGCCTGAACGGCTACACCGTCGACCAGTTCAAGGCCGACATCAAGGCCAAGCAGGCGGCCGGCAAGAACGTCATCATCTCCGTCGGCGGTGAGAAGGGGTCCGTCTCGGTCAACAGCGACGCCTCCGCCACCAACTTCGCCAACTCGGTCTACTCCCTCATCCAGGAGTACGGCTTCAACGGCGTCGACATCGACCTGGAGAACGGCCTCAACTCCACGTACATGACGAAGGCGCTGCGTTCGCTCTCGCAGAAGGCGGGCTCCGGCCTCGTCATCACGATGGCGCCGCAGACCATCGACATGCAGTCCACCTCGGGTGAGTACTTCAAGACGGCGCTCGGCATCAAGGACATCCTCACCGTCGTCAACATGCAGTACTACAACAGCGGTTCGATGCTTGGCTGCGACGGCAAGGTCTACTCGCAGGGTTCGGTGGACTTCCTCACCGCGCTGGCCTGCATCCAGCTGGAGGGCGGCCTCGACCCGTCACAGGTCGGCCTCGGCGTCCCCGCCTCCACCCGGGGCGCGGGCAGCGGTTACGTCGCCCCGTCGATCGTGAACGCGGCCCTGGACTGCCTCGCGAAGGGCACCGGCTGCGGCTCCTTCAAGCCGTCGAAGACCTACCCCGGTCTGCGCGGCGCGATGACCTGGTCGACCAACTGGGACGCCACGTCCGGCAACGCCTGGTCGAACGCGGTCGGCCCGCACGTCCACGCGCTCCCGTAACACCGCCCGGACCGGGGCCTGTTGAGCCCGGCCGGCCTCACTGACCAGCAGCGCCGCCGCTCCCCCGGTGGCGCTGCTGCATGTCCGGGGTCCGGCCGGCGTCCCCGGGTTGTCCCGGACCCGCAACAGAGTGTCCGGGACTTCCCGCATTCCATGGCTGTTCGGGCGGCCTCGTGGCACCGTTGTGGGGCGCGGTGGTGGTGCGACGGGGGGAGTGACATGGCCGGGGCGCGGGTTCAGGCGCTGGGCGGGGACGATCCGGCGACGCTCGGGCCGTACCGGCTGATCGGACGGCTGGCGTCCGGCGGGATGGGACGGATCTATCTGGCCCGCGGCGCGGAGCACGGCGGGCGGGGTCTCGTCGCCGTGAAGACGCTGCTCGCCGAGGGGACCGTCAGCGACGTCGACCGGCGGCGCTTCGCCCGGGAGGTGTCGCTCGCCCAGCGGGTCAACAGCGCGTACACGGCGCGTGTGCGGGACGCCGACCCGGACGCCGATCGGCCGTGGATGGCCATCGACTACATCGCCGCACCGCCGCTCTCCGAACTCGTGCGGACCTGCGGGGTGCTGCCCGCGTCGGCCGTACGGTGGATCGCCGCCGGAACCGCTGAGGCACTGGTCACCCTGCACGGGGTGGGCATCGTGCACCGCGACGTGAAGCCGCAGAACGTGCTGCTGCCGCTGGACGGCCCCCGCGTCATCGACTTCGGCATCTCGCACGCCAGCGACCTCACGCTCACCGGGCTCACCCTCGGCACGATCGCGTTCACCTCCCCCGAACAGGCCCGCGGCGAGGCCTCGACCGCCGCGTCCGACGTCTACTCCCTGGGCGCGACCCTCTTCCTGCTCGCCACCGGCCGGCCGCCCTACGCCGCTGACGGCGACACCCTGCGGCTGCTGGCCCGCGTCCAGCGCGGCGAACTCGACCTCGCCGGGCTGCCGAAGGAGCTCGTCGCGACGATCCGGCCCTGCCTGGCCGTCGATCCGGCGGGGCGCCCCGAGCCCGGCGACCTGCTCGCCCGCTTCCGCAGGGACCAGGCAGGCCTGCCCGAGTCCCACAGCGGCACCCGGTGGCTGCCGCCGCGGTGGACCGCGCTCGTCGGCGCGTACGCCACCCAGGGCCTGGAGCTCGCGAACGACCGCGGCGGTCCCGGCGCGGTGAGCCCCACCGCGCCGACCGTCGCCGGGCCCACGAGGGTGGTGCCGCCCCCGCCGCCGACGCTCGTCTACCCGCCGGAGCGCGAGGCCCGGGCGGCCCGTGACCGGGCCCGCCGCGAACGGGCCAGGCAGGATCTGGCCGTCCTCGCGGAGATGGCGGAACGGCAGCGGTCCGAGCAGGCCGAACAGGAGCGTGCCGAGCGGGAGCGGGCCGAGGCGGCCCGGCTGGAGGCCGAGCGGCGGGACGCACAGGCTCAGCAGGCCGAACAGGAGCGCGCCGAGCGGGCGCGCGCGGCGCAGCAACAGGCCGAGCGGGAGCGGTCGGCCCGCGAGCAGGCCGAGCGCGACCGGGCGGCCCGGGAGCAGGCCGAGCGGGACCGCGCGGCGAGGGCTCAGGCCGACCGGGAGGCGAGGAGGCGGGCCGAGCGGGAGGCCGCGCAGCGGGCGGAGCGTGCCGCGCGGGCGCGTACGTCCTCGCCCAGCACCGCGCCATCAGGTCCTTCCGGGCCGGCCGGCCCCGGCGCCCCGGCCCGTCCGGCCGCCCCGCGGACCGGCTCCTCCGGGAACTCATCGGGCAGCTCATCCGGGCTGGGCTGGCTGATCGCCATTGCCGCGGTCATCGCCCTGCTCGTCTGGCAGCCCTGGGAAACGGCGGGCAACGAGGAGAGCGGTGGCGGGAGTTCGGCCAGCAGCAGCAGTCCGGGGTCCCTCACGTCCGGCAGCGGCCTCGGCACCCACACGGACGACTCAGGCACGGATACGGACACGAACAGCGATGCCGATTCCGATTCCGATACCGACAGCGGGTCCGTGGATGAGTCCACGCCGACGCCCACACCCACCCCGACACCCACTCCCACGCCCACTCCCACCCCGGACGCCACCGACCTGGCCTTCGCCGCGGTCCACGCCGGTGACTGCCTCAACGTGTACAACGACGGGCACGGCGACATGAGCGCCGAGCGTCCGTTCCGCGTCAGTTGCGGCGCCTCGAACGCGTACATGCACGTCAACCAGGTCAGCACCCGCTCCGGTGCCTCCGGTTCCTGCGAGACCGGGGCGGGTTTCACCTGGTGGAGCAGGTCCGGTGACGACGGGGTCGACCGGACGCTCTGCCTCGACCGGGTCTACAAGGTGGGTCAGTGCTTCCCCGCGGACGTCACGGGGGCCACCAACGCCGATCTGACGGTGGTCTGGGGCTGCAACGCGTCGACCGTGCCAGAGGCAGGTCAGTCGATCCTCCGGATCACCGGGTTCTACCGGGCGCCGAAGGCGGGACAGAACTGGACCTGCCCGTCGGGGCGGGGCGAGCGGTTCTGGTACTGGCCGGTGAACCAGGGCCGGAGCATCATCTGCGCTTCGGCGGCCTGAACCGGCCAGTACCCGCCCCACGTACCGGCCCGCGTGTCCACGCGGGCCGAAGGGCCTAGATCACCAGGCTGAGCAGCGCCGCGACCACGAACCCGGCGACGGACAGGACCGTCTCCAGGACCGTCCAGGACTTCAGGGTGTCGCGCTCCGAGATGCCGAAGTACTTCGACACCATCCAGAACCCGCCGTCGTTGACGTGGGAGGCGATGATCGAGCCGGCCGAGATCGCCATGATGATCAGCGCCAGGTGCGGCTGCGAGAAGTCCTGGTCCTCGACGAGCGGGACGACGATGCCGGCGGTGGTGACGATGGCGACCGTCGCCGAGCCCTGGGCGATGCGGAGCACGGCCGAGATCAGCCAGGCGAGCAGGATGACCGGGAGGCCGACGTCGTTGAAGGTGTCGGCGAGCGCGTCCGCGATGCCGCTGCTCTTGAGGACGGCGCCGAAGATGCCGCCCGCGCCGACGACCAGCAGGATGTTGCCGACCGGCTTGAGGGACGACGTCGACACCGATTCCAGGGACTTGCGGGACCAGCCGCGCCGGATGCCGAGCAGGTAGTAGGCGAGCAGCAGCGCGATCGTCAGGGCGACGAACGGGTTGCCGAAGAACTCGACGACCGAGCGGAGGGTCGAGGGGTCCAGCGCGATGGAGGAGAAGGTCGCGGCGAGGATCAGCACCAGCGGGGTGCCGATGATCGCGAGGACGGTGCCGAGCGCGACGGGTGCCTCGTGCGGG harbors:
- a CDS encoding type II secretion system F family protein, whose protein sequence is MDNLPLLTIGVTLLAGLFAVIGVHIFSSGKAQQQILADRMSQTGQLTIGGRNRRFRGVDRRLRKTTLGKRIERKIAATGLDLTPGEYFVYVVAALLGLYFVVGSIFAPFFGLLAALVGLWGGNAFLNYQRAKRTEAFINQLPELTRVLANATQAGLALRTAISMAVDELDDPAHEELRRVADRLAVGHSLDDAMNELVERLPSRELTVLVSTLILSNRAGGTIVSSLRNLTGTLEERKETRREVTTLLSQVKVTAVAVPILGMGFLLIINGMRAGALDDMTGATPGRIAVLVAAGLYALGFFLINRMTRVRI
- a CDS encoding CpaF family protein, with the protein product MSLRARITSPEKTTGLTEESRLVQVYRAKLLEEIDLAEMSALAAAERRARLERVLGHIISREGPVLSQMERSQLIRRVVDESLGLGILEPLLEDASISEIMVNGPEQVFVERRGRLELLPMRFSSNEQLMQTIERIVSTVNRRVDEANPMVDARLPSGERVNVIIPPLSLTGPILTIRRFPRAFTLQEMIGLGSLDEHMLMLLSGLVRAKFNVIVSGATGTGKTTLLNALSGLIPNGERIVTIEDSAELQLQQSHVITLESRPSNVEGKGQITIRDLVRNSLRMRPDRIIVGEVRGGETLDMLQAMSTGHDGSLATVHANNAEDALMRLQTLASMSEVEIPFVAIHDQINSAVDVIVQLTRHADGSRRITEIAVVDSHGREDYRIISVCRFNAQPMAADGRIYGQFEYYPLPRRVAQRFYATSEAIPAAFGVAHTEEQLNMRKSAA
- a CDS encoding pilus assembly protein; translation: MAGRTIAPRVTRQRGQAAVEYVGVLTLLLVVSLAVVQLGIAVYAAQQAGTAARSGARVASDKGESRRATSVALDSMSGWLADGAHVYPTTGWDEVTVKVKVPIPSLLPMFKFGSVTKTVTMPRD
- a CDS encoding pilus assembly protein — protein: MTLLRTGRPPAGPGSRSTEIPGSAVGRRRGRKWADRGQTAVEFVGTLPLILVTLAIMWQAGMVCYTYVLAGNAADKGVRAASVAEGNPRAACEEAVREDMPSAWDTTVDECGGDLLSDMVTARVEVKVPLLFPGAFDLPWHATGEAKAKNENQGWGLGW
- a CDS encoding AAA family ATPase, with translation MSTRILPAVGDADAARSITTLLSQLPDAEPAGPLGDSTSLLDTLARLASESLDELPEVVLVHERIGPVPALELIREVALRFPAVGVVLVTADASPGLYSAAMDSGARGLVGLPLSYEELAQRVQAAAGWSVGVRRHLGAGAEVFTGPGGTVVTVSGAKGGVGTTVTAVQLALAAAASGHTVALADLDLQSGDVASYLDVQFRRSIVDLTTIQDISPRVLQDALFSHDSGLALLLAPGEGERGEEVSDRVVRQTISALRHRFEIVIIDCGTQMNSANAAAIEMADRTLLVTTPDVIAVRAAKRMVRLWDRLQVRKAEETITVINRYTRNTEIQPPLVEKITATKVARIAVPANFKELQAVVDAGRIQDLEAKSSVKQALWGLAGDLGLVKNAEGADKQGKFKGDRGSVGGRRGRTK
- the cpaB gene encoding Flp pilus assembly protein CpaB gives rise to the protein MNSRQRRGVILLLLSVLCAFGAFAGVLSVISDVNSKVGPEVTAYQVKSDIAPYRELDPGQFEKVSMPKRWLSKNAVTDLSVLNGKIAVTNLRKGSLLQDDMLVKRPKLENGQQEIAIMIDAATGVAGKIRPGNLVNIYATFAGQTDKDKPTSRVIVPNAKVIDVGQLTSLDPKGDDRGGPTEAVPITFALDTTDAQRVAYAESFAEHVRLALLPDDSPTTLRPGEGSYNLDEDKNK
- a CDS encoding glycoside hydrolase family 18 protein; protein product: MAVVAAGALTLTGLVSSASAADVNVAKNAGFESGLANWTCSGGSGATVSSPVHGGTSALKATPAGQDNAKCTQTVAVKPNSTYALSSWVQGGYAYLGASGTGTTDVSTWTPGSSSWTQLSTSFKTGPSTTSVTVYTHGWYGQAAYVVDDVSVSGPDGGGGTDPGPTIPAAPAGLAVGTPTSSSLPLSWNAVSGATGYTVYKDGAKATTSTGTSATITGLAADTAYQFAVTATNAAGESVKSATVSGRTATSGTGNPNPGTSVPKHAVTGYWQNFNNGATVQKLSDVPANYDIIAVSFADATATPGAVTFNLDSAGLNGYTVDQFKADIKAKQAAGKNVIISVGGEKGSVSVNSDASATNFANSVYSLIQEYGFNGVDIDLENGLNSTYMTKALRSLSQKAGSGLVITMAPQTIDMQSTSGEYFKTALGIKDILTVVNMQYYNSGSMLGCDGKVYSQGSVDFLTALACIQLEGGLDPSQVGLGVPASTRGAGSGYVAPSIVNAALDCLAKGTGCGSFKPSKTYPGLRGAMTWSTNWDATSGNAWSNAVGPHVHALP
- a CDS encoding serine/threonine protein kinase; translation: MAGARVQALGGDDPATLGPYRLIGRLASGGMGRIYLARGAEHGGRGLVAVKTLLAEGTVSDVDRRRFAREVSLAQRVNSAYTARVRDADPDADRPWMAIDYIAAPPLSELVRTCGVLPASAVRWIAAGTAEALVTLHGVGIVHRDVKPQNVLLPLDGPRVIDFGISHASDLTLTGLTLGTIAFTSPEQARGEASTAASDVYSLGATLFLLATGRPPYAADGDTLRLLARVQRGELDLAGLPKELVATIRPCLAVDPAGRPEPGDLLARFRRDQAGLPESHSGTRWLPPRWTALVGAYATQGLELANDRGGPGAVSPTAPTVAGPTRVVPPPPPTLVYPPEREARAARDRARRERARQDLAVLAEMAERQRSEQAEQERAERERAEAARLEAERRDAQAQQAEQERAERARAAQQQAERERSAREQAERDRAAREQAERDRAARAQADREARRRAEREAAQRAERAARARTSSPSTAPSGPSGPAGPGAPARPAAPRTGSSGNSSGSSSGLGWLIAIAAVIALLVWQPWETAGNEESGGGSSASSSSPGSLTSGSGLGTHTDDSGTDTDTNSDADSDSDTDSGSVDESTPTPTPTPTPTPTPTPTPDATDLAFAAVHAGDCLNVYNDGHGDMSAERPFRVSCGASNAYMHVNQVSTRSGASGSCETGAGFTWWSRSGDDGVDRTLCLDRVYKVGQCFPADVTGATNADLTVVWGCNASTVPEAGQSILRITGFYRAPKAGQNWTCPSGRGERFWYWPVNQGRSIICASAA